In one Lachnospiraceae bacterium GAM79 genomic region, the following are encoded:
- a CDS encoding NUDIX domain-containing protein, with translation MVEVKFYDNVADELLKFAVIISKTDNKWVFCKHKERETYEVPGGHREPGESIFETAKRELQEETGAIDFKIEPICVYSVKGKTRVNENIDDETFGMLFIADISSFVELHCEIEKILISDKLVDNWTYPLIQPILIEEAKKRGFI, from the coding sequence ATGGTAGAAGTAAAATTTTATGACAATGTCGCAGATGAACTTTTGAAGTTTGCAGTAATAATATCAAAAACAGACAACAAGTGGGTATTCTGTAAACACAAAGAAAGAGAGACTTATGAAGTGCCAGGCGGTCACAGAGAACCTGGAGAAAGTATTTTTGAAACAGCCAAAAGAGAATTACAAGAAGAAACAGGGGCAATTGATTTTAAAATTGAACCAATATGTGTGTATTCTGTTAAAGGAAAGACACGAGTAAATGAAAATATTGATGATGAAACTTTTGGAATGTTATTTATTGCAGACATTAGCTCATTTGTGGAATTACATTGTGAGATTGAGAAAATATTGATTTCAGATAAGTTAGTTGATAATTGGACATATCCTTTAATTCAACCTATATTGATTGAAGAAGCAAAAAAAAGAGGTTTTATATAA
- a CDS encoding cysteine hydrolase, with product MKKALLVIDMQNVCVGKNHATYFKYDNEILIQTVNEVIDANESNVVVYIKNIMKKNLINKLAPFKAYEGTEEVELVSNLHVVSDYVFIKYEGNAFSNPKLNEFLKAHKIKCVEIVGVDGGGCVALTALGAIKEGYSVILNESAIGTMFNKNKEKYFKKLREADAKII from the coding sequence GTGAAAAAAGCATTGTTGGTAATTGATATGCAGAATGTATGTGTTGGAAAAAATCACGCTACATACTTTAAATATGATAATGAAATTCTGATTCAAACTGTAAACGAAGTTATTGACGCAAATGAAAGTAATGTGGTTGTTTATATCAAAAATATCATGAAGAAAAATTTAATAAATAAGCTTGCACCATTTAAGGCTTATGAAGGAACTGAAGAAGTGGAACTAGTTAGCAATCTTCATGTTGTATCTGATTATGTTTTCATAAAATATGAGGGAAATGCATTTAGCAATCCTAAACTTAATGAGTTCTTAAAAGCACATAAGATTAAATGTGTTGAAATCGTAGGAGTTGATGGTGGTGGGTGCGTAGCATTGACTGCGTTAGGGGCCATAAAAGAAGGCTATAGTGTAATACTTAATGAATCAGCTATCGGAACAATGTTTAATAAGAATAAAGAAAAATATTTTAAAAAGCTTCGAGAAGCAGATGCAAAAATTATTTAG
- a CDS encoding CPBP family intramembrane metalloprotease, translating into MIFIQAAFLYGGNEELGWRGTMLPILEKKVSAPLATLIVGIVWVIWHISLWFIEGNSHQGMSFIWFAVLGLALSYWLSMVYDATRAVMFCMILHGWTNTLMGVVDINQDSLYYVLLAVMTAISTIISIWIQKKRENVHS; encoded by the coding sequence ATCATATTTATACAGGCTGCGTTCCTGTACGGTGGAAATGAAGAACTTGGCTGGCGAGGTACTATGTTGCCGATTCTGGAGAAGAAAGTTTCTGCACCTTTAGCAACATTAATCGTTGGAATTGTATGGGTCATTTGGCATATTTCACTCTGGTTCATAGAAGGCAATTCACATCAGGGCATGTCATTTATCTGGTTTGCAGTCTTAGGACTGGCGCTTAGCTATTGGTTATCTATGGTTTATGATGCCACCAGAGCTGTCATGTTCTGCATGATTCTACATGGATGGACAAACACATTGATGGGAGTGGTAGATATCAATCAAGATTCGTTATATTATGTGTTACTGGCTGTAATGACAGCAATCTCAACGATAATTAGCATCTGGATTCAGAAAAAACGAGAGAACGTTCATTCATAA
- a CDS encoding tyrosine-type recombinase/integrase gives MQRFTMCRSTIRQDRTYQKYYDDIFILLKTGLRISEFCGLTKKDLDFEKHTIHVNHQLLKDKDGYYIAEPKTASGNRKVPMSNETEKAFHRVLKRKQKAKIKEIHHIYTGCVPVRWK, from the coding sequence ATGCAACGATTTACAATGTGTCGCTCGACAATCAGACAGGACAGAACCTATCAGAAATATTATGATGATATATTTATCCTGCTGAAAACAGGCTTGCGAATATCAGAGTTCTGCGGACTGACAAAAAAGGACTTGGATTTTGAAAAGCATACTATCCATGTCAATCATCAGCTTTTAAAGGACAAGGACGGATATTACATAGCCGAGCCTAAGACAGCAAGCGGAAACCGCAAAGTCCCTATGAGCAATGAAACAGAAAAGGCATTTCACAGAGTTCTGAAAAGAAAGCAGAAAGCAAAGATAAAAGAGATTCATCATATTTATACAGGCTGCGTTCCTGTACGGTGGAAATGA